Proteins from a single region of Bos javanicus breed banteng chromosome 7, ARS-OSU_banteng_1.0, whole genome shotgun sequence:
- the CNOT8 gene encoding CCR4-NOT transcription complex subunit 8 isoform X1: protein MPAALVENSQVICEVWASNLEEEMRKIREIVLSYSYIAMDTEFPGVVVRPIGEFRSSIDYQYQLLRCNVDLLKIIQLGLTFTNEKGEYPSGINTWQFNFKFNLTEDMYSQDSIDLLANSGLQFQKHEEEGIDTLHFAELLMTSGVVLCDNVKWLSFHSGYDFGYMVKLLTDSRLPEEEHEFFHILNLFFPSIYDVKYLMKSCKNLKGGLQEVADQLDLQRIGRQHQAGSDSLLTGMAFFRMKELFFEDSIDDAKYCGRLYGLGTGVAQKQNEDVDSAQEKMSILAIINNMQQ, encoded by the exons ATGCCTGCGGCACTTGTGGAGAACAGCCAGGTCATCTGTGAAGTCTGGGCCAGTAATCTGGAAGAAGAGATGAGGAAGATCCGAGAAATTGTGCTCAGTTACAGTTATATTGCCATG GACACAGAATTTCCAGGTGTTGTGGTACGACCCATTGGTGAATTTCGTAGTTCCATAGATTACCAGTATCAGCTTTTACGGTGCAATgttgaccttttaaaaatcatccaGCTGGGCCTTACATTCACAAATGAAAAGGGAGAATATCCTTCTGGAATCAACACCTGGCAGTTCAACTTCAAATTCAACCTTAC AGAGGACATGTACTCCCAGGATTCCATAGATCTCCTCGCTAACTCAGGACTGCAGTTTCAGAAGCATGAAGAGGAAGGGATCGACACACTGCACTTTGCAGAGCTGCTCATGACATCCGGGGTGGTTCTCTGTGACAACGTCAAATGGCTCTCCTTTCACAG TGGCTATGATTTCGGCTACATGGTAAAGTTGCTTACAGATTCTCGTTTGCCAGAAGAAGAACATGAATTCTTTCATATTCTGAATCTTTTCTTCCCATCCATTTATGATGTCAAATACCTGATGAAGAGCTGTAAAAATCTTAAG GGAGGTCTTCAGGAAGTTGCTGATCAGCTGGATTTGCAGAGAATTGGAAGGCAGCACCAGGCAGGCTCAGACTCACTGCTGACGGGAATGGCATTCTTCAGGATGAAAGAG TTGTTTTTTGAGGACAGTATTGATGATGCCAAGTACTGTGGGCGGCTCTATGGCCTAGGCACGGGAGTGGCCCAGAAGCAGAATGAGGATGTGGACTCTgcccaggagaagatgagcatcCTGGCGATCATCAACAACATGCAGCAGTGA
- the CNOT8 gene encoding CCR4-NOT transcription complex subunit 8 isoform X3 codes for MYSQDSIDLLANSGLQFQKHEEEGIDTLHFAELLMTSGVVLCDNVKWLSFHSGYDFGYMVKLLTDSRLPEEEHEFFHILNLFFPSIYDVKYLMKSCKNLKGGLQEVADQLDLQRIGRQHQAGSDSLLTGMAFFRMKELFFEDSIDDAKYCGRLYGLGTGVAQKQNEDVDSAQEKMSILAIINNMQQ; via the exons ATGTACTCCCAGGATTCCATAGATCTCCTCGCTAACTCAGGACTGCAGTTTCAGAAGCATGAAGAGGAAGGGATCGACACACTGCACTTTGCAGAGCTGCTCATGACATCCGGGGTGGTTCTCTGTGACAACGTCAAATGGCTCTCCTTTCACAG TGGCTATGATTTCGGCTACATGGTAAAGTTGCTTACAGATTCTCGTTTGCCAGAAGAAGAACATGAATTCTTTCATATTCTGAATCTTTTCTTCCCATCCATTTATGATGTCAAATACCTGATGAAGAGCTGTAAAAATCTTAAG GGAGGTCTTCAGGAAGTTGCTGATCAGCTGGATTTGCAGAGAATTGGAAGGCAGCACCAGGCAGGCTCAGACTCACTGCTGACGGGAATGGCATTCTTCAGGATGAAAGAG TTGTTTTTTGAGGACAGTATTGATGATGCCAAGTACTGTGGGCGGCTCTATGGCCTAGGCACGGGAGTGGCCCAGAAGCAGAATGAGGATGTGGACTCTgcccaggagaagatgagcatcCTGGCGATCATCAACAACATGCAGCAGTGA
- the CNOT8 gene encoding CCR4-NOT transcription complex subunit 8 isoform X2 encodes MCREDMYSQDSIDLLANSGLQFQKHEEEGIDTLHFAELLMTSGVVLCDNVKWLSFHSGYDFGYMVKLLTDSRLPEEEHEFFHILNLFFPSIYDVKYLMKSCKNLKGGLQEVADQLDLQRIGRQHQAGSDSLLTGMAFFRMKELFFEDSIDDAKYCGRLYGLGTGVAQKQNEDVDSAQEKMSILAIINNMQQ; translated from the exons ATGTGCAG AGAGGACATGTACTCCCAGGATTCCATAGATCTCCTCGCTAACTCAGGACTGCAGTTTCAGAAGCATGAAGAGGAAGGGATCGACACACTGCACTTTGCAGAGCTGCTCATGACATCCGGGGTGGTTCTCTGTGACAACGTCAAATGGCTCTCCTTTCACAG TGGCTATGATTTCGGCTACATGGTAAAGTTGCTTACAGATTCTCGTTTGCCAGAAGAAGAACATGAATTCTTTCATATTCTGAATCTTTTCTTCCCATCCATTTATGATGTCAAATACCTGATGAAGAGCTGTAAAAATCTTAAG GGAGGTCTTCAGGAAGTTGCTGATCAGCTGGATTTGCAGAGAATTGGAAGGCAGCACCAGGCAGGCTCAGACTCACTGCTGACGGGAATGGCATTCTTCAGGATGAAAGAG TTGTTTTTTGAGGACAGTATTGATGATGCCAAGTACTGTGGGCGGCTCTATGGCCTAGGCACGGGAGTGGCCCAGAAGCAGAATGAGGATGTGGACTCTgcccaggagaagatgagcatcCTGGCGATCATCAACAACATGCAGCAGTGA